In Selenomonas dianae, a genomic segment contains:
- the rfbF gene encoding glucose-1-phosphate cytidylyltransferase — protein MKVVILAGGLGTRISEESALRPKPMIEIGGKPILWHIMKIYSHYGFHEFVICLGYKGYMVKEYFADYYLHTSDVTFDFTQGNSMTVHNNVSEPWKVTLVDTGLNAQTGCRIKRIQKYIGDEPFMLTYGDGVSDVDLYALIAAHEAKKGQALVTMTAIQPGGRFGVLDIESSTNEVSRFVEKAKEDGGWINGGFMVVEPAVFDYLRDDDDCVFETEPLETIARSGGLHAYKHTGFWQCMDTQRDKTRLEGRWEAGRAPWKLW, from the coding sequence ATGAAGGTTGTTATTTTGGCGGGCGGACTTGGCACGCGGATCAGCGAGGAGTCGGCACTCCGGCCGAAACCCATGATCGAGATCGGCGGCAAGCCGATTCTCTGGCACATCATGAAGATCTATTCGCACTATGGGTTTCATGAATTTGTGATCTGTCTCGGCTACAAGGGCTATATGGTCAAGGAGTATTTTGCCGACTACTACCTGCACACCTCGGATGTCACCTTTGACTTCACGCAGGGGAACAGCATGACGGTGCACAACAATGTCTCGGAGCCGTGGAAGGTGACGCTCGTCGATACGGGGCTCAATGCCCAGACGGGCTGCCGCATCAAGCGGATTCAAAAGTACATCGGTGACGAGCCGTTCATGCTGACCTATGGCGACGGTGTGAGCGATGTCGATCTGTATGCGCTCATTGCGGCACACGAGGCGAAAAAGGGGCAGGCGCTCGTTACGATGACGGCGATTCAGCCGGGCGGCAGGTTCGGCGTGCTGGATATCGAATCCTCGACCAATGAGGTTAGCCGTTTCGTTGAAAAGGCAAAGGAGGACGGCGGCTGGATCAACGGCGGCTTTATGGTGGTTGAGCCGGCGGTGTTTGACTATCTGCGCGACGACGATGACTGCGTCTTTGAGACGGAGCCGCTTGAAACGATCGCGCGGAGCGGCGGGCTTCACGCATACAAGCATACGGGGTTCTGGCAGTGCATGGACACGCAGCGGGATAAGACCCGTCTGGAAGGGCGCTGGGAAGCAGGGCGTGCGCCGTGGAAACTCTGGTAG
- a CDS encoding FtsB family cell division protein — protein MAQRRTPRRPRWFIITVLLVLGYFGSMIVSQGFYLSHVHEDQVIAAQRLAAAQAENDRLRAEKDRLGELPYIEKLAREELGMTGAGELPYAPGKRTGGN, from the coding sequence ATGGCACAGAGAAGAACGCCTAGGAGGCCGCGTTGGTTTATCATCACCGTATTGCTGGTTCTGGGTTATTTCGGCTCGATGATCGTCTCACAGGGCTTCTACCTCTCCCATGTACACGAGGATCAAGTGATTGCGGCGCAGCGGCTTGCGGCAGCACAGGCGGAGAATGACCGTCTGCGTGCGGAGAAAGATCGGCTCGGTGAGCTGCCCTACATCGAGAAACTCGCACGAGAGGAACTCGGCATGACGGGGGCGGGAGAACTTCCCTATGCCCCCGGAAAGCGTACGGGCGGTAACTGA
- the hpt gene encoding hypoxanthine phosphoribosyltransferase: MMSEDIERICFSADEIRTRVQELGAEIARDYKDASETVYCVGILKGAAIFFTDLVRAIAHPVAFDFMIVSSYGEATVSSGQVKILKDLDFSIEGKHIILIEDIIDSGTTMHYLKQMLQARKPKSIKICALLSKPSRRVVPVEIDYLGHEVEDEFLVGYGLDYAEKYRNLPYIGVLKRSVYE; this comes from the coding sequence ATGATGAGTGAGGATATTGAGCGCATTTGTTTCTCGGCGGATGAGATTCGGACGCGCGTACAGGAACTCGGCGCAGAGATTGCGCGGGATTACAAGGATGCGTCCGAGACCGTCTACTGTGTCGGCATTCTCAAGGGGGCTGCGATCTTTTTCACGGATCTCGTGCGTGCCATCGCTCACCCTGTCGCCTTTGACTTCATGATTGTATCCAGCTATGGTGAGGCGACGGTGTCGAGCGGGCAGGTCAAGATCCTCAAGGATCTCGATTTTTCGATTGAGGGGAAACACATCATCCTCATCGAGGATATTATTGACTCGGGAACGACGATGCACTATTTGAAACAGATGCTGCAGGCACGCAAACCCAAGAGCATCAAGATCTGTGCACTCCTGTCGAAGCCCTCGCGCCGTGTCGTGCCTGTGGAGATCGACTATCTCGGACACGAGGTGGAGGATGAATTCCTCGTGGGCTATGGTCTGGACTATGCGGAAAAATATCGGAACCTGCCCTACATCGGGGTGCTCAAGCGTTCTGTGTACGAATAA
- a CDS encoding bifunctional glycosyltransferase/class I SAM-dependent methyltransferase: MAKLSIIIPVYNMHEQLRKCVWAIRSTVRLPYELIVVDDGSADCVAVPSVGDDVRILRREEHGGFSHAVNMGIRAAAGEVLLFLHADTMLAPFAAEDMLDALIEDTSLGLVSAVAVRTDAYGQCSPAQEYHSWEDFVSVAEAIRDAVPDVKEPLVVAELYALMVRRDAVDAAGVLDERYVIPAIASYDYTIRMTRAGYGAAFLPKVYVHHAEMVIVQDQAAYEERRREERRAFHAKWGVSLDYSFYVRRDLLSLMDLSREGLRVLEIGCACGMTLREIGAQNRTAKLYGVELNENAAAIAAPYATILSMNVENLDPAEISERFDYIVMADVIEHLVDPWTSVRNMRELLAPGGMLVASIPNVSNIRNIFDVVRGFWSYQDLGLLDRTHLRFFTKHEIIELFQGAGYVIEDLRWHVVSIPDFIEAFRTELLSLKTVPVCADDLDAYQYFVLARRA, translated from the coding sequence ATGGCGAAACTGAGTATCATCATCCCGGTTTACAATATGCACGAACAGCTCAGGAAATGTGTTTGGGCGATACGCAGCACGGTGCGTCTGCCGTATGAGCTGATCGTCGTCGATGACGGATCGGCGGACTGTGTCGCCGTTCCCTCTGTGGGGGATGATGTTCGTATTCTCCGCAGGGAGGAACACGGCGGCTTTTCCCATGCGGTGAACATGGGGATTCGCGCCGCTGCCGGTGAGGTGCTGCTCTTTCTCCATGCGGATACGATGCTCGCGCCGTTTGCGGCGGAGGATATGCTCGACGCGCTGATCGAGGATACGTCGCTGGGGCTGGTGAGTGCTGTGGCTGTACGCACAGATGCGTACGGGCAGTGCAGCCCCGCGCAGGAGTATCATTCGTGGGAGGATTTTGTATCCGTCGCGGAGGCGATTCGTGACGCGGTACCGGATGTGAAGGAGCCGCTTGTCGTTGCGGAACTCTATGCGCTGATGGTGCGGCGCGATGCTGTGGATGCGGCGGGGGTTCTCGACGAGCGCTATGTGATCCCTGCAATCGCCTCCTATGACTATACGATTCGCATGACGCGGGCGGGGTATGGCGCTGCGTTCCTGCCGAAAGTATATGTGCACCATGCCGAGATGGTCATTGTGCAGGACCAGGCGGCATACGAGGAGCGGAGGCGGGAGGAACGCCGCGCTTTCCATGCGAAATGGGGCGTTTCCTTGGACTACTCGTTTTATGTGCGGCGCGATCTCCTGTCACTGATGGATCTGTCGCGCGAGGGGCTGCGCGTGCTTGAGATCGGCTGTGCCTGCGGGATGACGCTGCGTGAGATCGGGGCGCAGAACCGGACGGCAAAGCTGTACGGCGTGGAGCTGAACGAGAACGCGGCAGCGATTGCGGCTCCCTATGCGACGATCCTTTCGATGAATGTGGAGAATCTCGATCCTGCGGAGATTTCGGAACGCTTCGACTATATCGTCATGGCGGATGTGATCGAGCATCTGGTTGACCCGTGGACATCGGTGCGAAATATGCGGGAGCTGCTTGCCCCGGGCGGTATGCTCGTAGCGAGTATTCCGAATGTGTCGAACATCAGAAATATATTTGATGTAGTCAGAGGGTTCTGGTCATATCAGGATCTCGGGCTGCTTGACCGCACGCATCTGCGTTTCTTTACCAAGCATGAAATTATCGAGCTCTTTCAGGGAGCGGGATATGTGATTGAGGATTTACGGTGGCACGTGGTCTCGATCCCCGACTTTATCGAGGCGTTCCGAACGGAGCTTTTGTCCCTAAAGACGGTTCCCGTCTGTGCGGATGATCTGGACGCCTATCAATACTTCGTGTTGGCGCGCCGTGCGTAG
- the ftsH gene encoding ATP-dependent zinc metalloprotease FtsH, giving the protein MNQSILRNLAFYALMFFVVWTVADYMSGSHQTPQATVLSYSDFNAKVKDGEVDKVVLVQNNIRGTLTDGTDFTTIAPDAPNSDQDLYKRLADKGISIAAENPPEPPWWQTMLTSLIPIAILIGFWFFIMQQSQMGGGRMMNFGKSRVRLMVSDKKKVTFADVAGADEAKQELEEVVEFLKTPDKFNELGARIPKGVLLFGPPGTGKTLLAKAVAGEAGVQFFTISGSDFVEMFVGVGASRVRDLFEQAKKSAPCIVFIDEIDAVGRQRGAGLGGGHDEREQTLNQLLVEMDGFASNEGIIIIAATNRPDVLDPALLRPGRFDRQIVVDKPDVRGREAILKVHTKGKPIADDVNLDVLARRTPGFTGADLSNLVNEAALLAARRNKKKIYMAETEEAIERVLAGPERKSHVMTDEEKRLTAYHEGGHTLVGLMLKHADPVHKVTIIPRGRAGGYMLSLPKEDRSYRTRSELIDRIKVALGGRVAEEVVLGEISTGASSDIQQATKIIRSMIMQYGMSEAVGPIAYGEENHQVFLGRDFNRERNYSEEVAGEIDREVRRHIEEAYEACRVIITENRDKLDLIAQALLERETLNAAELEELMTKGTITDKNKDENKSDDTGKPLPIPVDVVIDDATQTSAEAERAAEERPAPVPTTEPKFNVTQWNK; this is encoded by the coding sequence TTGAATCAATCAATCCTTAGAAATCTTGCGTTTTATGCGCTCATGTTCTTCGTCGTGTGGACGGTCGCCGACTATATGTCGGGCAGTCACCAGACACCACAGGCGACGGTGCTCAGCTACAGCGATTTTAATGCGAAGGTGAAGGACGGCGAGGTGGACAAGGTCGTCCTCGTTCAGAATAATATCCGCGGTACGCTCACGGATGGGACGGACTTCACGACCATTGCGCCGGATGCGCCGAACAGCGATCAAGACCTTTACAAGCGTCTCGCGGACAAGGGGATCAGCATTGCGGCGGAAAATCCGCCCGAGCCGCCATGGTGGCAGACGATGCTCACATCGCTGATCCCGATTGCGATTCTCATCGGCTTTTGGTTCTTTATCATGCAGCAGTCTCAGATGGGCGGCGGGCGCATGATGAACTTCGGCAAATCCCGCGTGCGCCTAATGGTGAGCGACAAGAAAAAGGTGACGTTCGCCGATGTCGCGGGCGCGGATGAGGCAAAGCAGGAGCTTGAGGAGGTCGTAGAGTTCCTCAAGACCCCGGATAAATTCAACGAACTCGGCGCACGCATCCCGAAGGGGGTGCTCCTCTTTGGTCCTCCGGGTACGGGTAAGACGCTCCTCGCAAAGGCGGTTGCCGGTGAGGCGGGCGTACAGTTCTTCACCATCAGCGGCTCCGACTTTGTCGAGATGTTCGTCGGCGTCGGTGCTTCGCGTGTGCGCGACCTGTTCGAGCAGGCGAAGAAATCCGCGCCGTGCATTGTGTTTATTGATGAAATTGATGCCGTCGGCCGCCAGCGCGGCGCAGGTCTCGGCGGCGGGCATGACGAGCGCGAGCAGACGCTCAATCAGCTGCTCGTCGAGATGGACGGCTTCGCCTCCAACGAGGGCATTATCATCATTGCAGCGACGAACCGCCCCGATGTCCTTGACCCCGCACTTTTGCGCCCCGGCCGCTTCGACCGTCAGATCGTTGTGGATAAACCCGATGTGCGCGGACGCGAGGCAATCCTGAAGGTGCATACGAAGGGCAAGCCGATTGCAGACGATGTCAATCTCGACGTGCTCGCACGCCGCACCCCGGGCTTTACGGGCGCGGATCTGAGCAACCTCGTGAATGAGGCGGCGCTTCTCGCCGCCCGCCGCAACAAGAAGAAAATCTATATGGCGGAGACGGAGGAAGCCATCGAGCGCGTGCTGGCAGGCCCTGAACGCAAATCCCACGTCATGACGGACGAGGAGAAGCGTCTCACGGCGTACCACGAGGGTGGTCATACCCTCGTCGGACTTATGCTCAAGCACGCCGACCCCGTGCACAAGGTCACGATCATTCCGCGTGGGCGCGCGGGCGGCTATATGCTGTCCCTGCCGAAGGAGGATCGTTCCTACCGCACGCGTTCGGAGCTGATTGACCGCATCAAGGTCGCACTCGGCGGACGCGTCGCCGAGGAGGTCGTGCTCGGCGAGATCAGTACGGGCGCATCGAGCGACATACAGCAGGCGACGAAGATCATCCGCAGCATGATTATGCAGTACGGCATGAGTGAGGCGGTCGGTCCCATCGCCTACGGCGAGGAAAATCATCAGGTGTTCCTCGGGCGTGACTTTAATCGCGAGCGCAACTACTCCGAGGAAGTTGCGGGCGAGATCGACCGCGAGGTGCGCCGCCACATCGAGGAGGCATACGAGGCGTGCCGCGTCATTATCACGGAGAACCGCGACAAGCTCGACCTCATTGCACAGGCACTGTTGGAACGTGAGACGCTGAACGCAGCCGAGTTGGAGGAACTCATGACGAAGGGCACGATCACGGACAAGAACAAAGACGAGAACAAGTCCGATGATACGGGAAAGCCTCTGCCGATCCCCGTTGATGTCGTTATCGACGATGCCACGCAGACGAGTGCGGAGGCGGAGCGTGCCGCTGAGGAACGCCCCGCGCCCGTTCCGACGACCGAGCCGAAATTCAACGTAACCCAGTGGAATAAATAG
- a CDS encoding biotin--[acetyl-CoA-carboxylase] ligase gives MSSDVLELLRTAGGYISGEKMAQRLGVTRAAVWKKIAALREAGYDIASAPRSGYVLQGAPDRLIETEITQGLATRLIGRKVICYDTVNSTNLVLKDLARAGAEDGTVVVADSQGTGRGRMERAFFSPPGKGIWVSILLRPTFLPQDAPKCTLMAAVAVARAMEKFGLRAAIKWPNDILHDGRKLVGILTEMSAEMDRVNYVVIGIGINVNIAPEDFPAELRSIATSLMQMKGEPLPRVAFLQELLRALDDLYAQAEHDGFAPVLAAWREYAVTLGQTVRVIAPAGEEFEGVALDIDAEGALLIETEAGQRRVLAGDVSIRPKK, from the coding sequence ATGAGCAGCGATGTGTTGGAGCTGCTGCGCACGGCGGGCGGCTATATCTCGGGGGAAAAGATGGCGCAGCGTCTCGGTGTGACGCGTGCGGCGGTGTGGAAGAAGATTGCGGCGCTGCGCGAGGCGGGTTATGATATAGCAAGCGCACCGCGCAGCGGATATGTGCTGCAGGGCGCACCGGATCGTTTGATCGAAACGGAGATCACGCAGGGACTCGCGACACGGCTCATCGGGCGAAAGGTGATCTGCTATGATACCGTGAACTCGACGAATCTCGTCCTCAAGGATCTCGCGCGTGCGGGGGCGGAGGACGGGACGGTGGTGGTCGCCGACAGTCAGGGAACAGGACGCGGGCGCATGGAGCGTGCGTTTTTCTCGCCGCCCGGCAAGGGCATCTGGGTGAGCATCCTGCTGCGTCCGACGTTCCTGCCGCAGGATGCGCCGAAGTGTACGCTGATGGCGGCGGTTGCGGTGGCGCGTGCGATGGAAAAATTTGGACTGCGTGCGGCGATCAAGTGGCCGAACGACATCTTGCACGACGGACGCAAGCTGGTCGGCATCCTCACGGAGATGAGCGCGGAGATGGATCGCGTGAACTACGTTGTGATCGGCATTGGCATCAATGTGAACATTGCGCCCGAGGATTTCCCCGCCGAGCTGCGTTCGATTGCGACTTCGCTGATGCAGATGAAAGGAGAGCCGCTGCCACGCGTGGCGTTTTTGCAGGAACTCCTGCGTGCGCTCGATGATCTCTATGCACAGGCGGAGCACGATGGCTTTGCGCCCGTCTTGGCGGCGTGGCGGGAATATGCAGTGACGCTTGGACAGACGGTGCGCGTGATTGCTCCCGCCGGCGAGGAGTTCGAGGGCGTCGCGTTGGATATCGATGCAGAGGGAGCTCTCCTCATCGAAACAGAAGCGGGACAACGACGTGTGTTGGCGGGGGATGTGTCCATCCGCCCGAAGAAATAG
- a CDS encoding S1 domain-containing RNA-binding protein, giving the protein MAIEVGSVVEGVVTGITNFGAFVELPEGKTGLIHISEVADVYVNDVHDFLRERDTVKVKVLTVDERGKIGLSIKALQEKSAVSAQPSAAPARPPRPPRDMRRTAAARQPGSPSFEDKLSRFLKDSDERLTDLRRKTDSKRGGRGSRRG; this is encoded by the coding sequence TTGGCCATCGAAGTTGGCAGTGTAGTAGAGGGCGTCGTAACGGGCATCACCAATTTTGGCGCTTTTGTCGAGCTTCCGGAGGGAAAGACGGGGCTCATCCACATCTCGGAGGTTGCGGATGTCTATGTAAACGATGTGCATGATTTCCTCAGGGAGCGTGATACCGTCAAGGTCAAGGTGCTCACTGTGGATGAGCGCGGAAAGATCGGTCTTTCCATCAAGGCGTTGCAGGAAAAATCTGCGGTGTCGGCGCAGCCGTCTGCCGCTCCTGCGCGTCCGCCGCGCCCTCCGCGTGATATGCGCAGGACTGCCGCCGCGCGGCAGCCGGGGTCTCCTTCCTTTGAGGACAAGCTGTCGCGCTTTCTGAAGGACAGTGACGAACGTCTGACTGACCTGCGCCGCAAGACGGACTCCAAGCGGGGCGGACGCGGCTCGCGTCGCGGCTGA
- the tilS gene encoding tRNA lysidine(34) synthetase TilS, with product MNLQKHTARVLRAHDLLCPQRTLLVACSGGTDSLVLLDVLDFLRAADGAQLVCAHYEHGIRGAEARADARFVAEFCAARGIPFVLGTGDVPAYARAHGHSIETAARICRYDFLHRVRAERGCDAVVLAHHADDLAETVLLRILRGTGPAGLVGMREWDGLHLRPFLAVTRVQLARYAAERGLTPRHDATNDTLDTRRNRVRHELLPYLAHTYNPAARDALTRLSGLAAEEEDLLTHLAEDAYGCAACPGGLSLAVLRTLHAAMQRRVLRLFWMRTTGTAQDFSYLHEERLRALVSADHAVRVEMQRGWYAAARYGVLTLMQLSPMKVPLENEEILLPLSREYAIINFQGMEFHLRRLSRMTADDWRRAQERTAVYADPAALSALVLRTRRAGDYMRLPVGRRKLKDILIDDKIPREERDTLPLLAIAGTSEIFWIAGGRRSVLAPVTIPGEPVVRIAYDEGDDSQ from the coding sequence ATGAATTTACAAAAACATACAGCGCGTGTACTGCGGGCACATGACCTTTTGTGTCCGCAGCGCACACTTCTCGTCGCCTGTTCCGGCGGTACGGATTCACTTGTGCTTTTGGACGTTTTGGATTTCCTGCGTGCGGCAGACGGTGCGCAGCTCGTCTGTGCCCACTATGAACATGGGATTCGCGGAGCGGAAGCACGTGCGGATGCCCGCTTTGTCGCTGAATTTTGTGCCGCGCGGGGGATTCCGTTCGTCCTCGGCACGGGGGATGTGCCCGCCTATGCACGCGCACATGGACACTCGATTGAAACGGCGGCACGCATCTGCCGCTACGACTTCCTGCACCGTGTTCGTGCAGAGCGCGGATGCGATGCCGTTGTACTCGCGCATCATGCGGACGATCTCGCGGAGACGGTGCTTCTGCGTATCCTACGCGGGACAGGCCCTGCGGGGCTTGTGGGGATGCGGGAATGGGACGGGCTGCATCTGCGGCCGTTCCTTGCGGTGACGCGTGTGCAGCTTGCGCGATATGCGGCGGAGCGGGGGCTCACGCCGCGCCATGATGCGACGAATGACACGCTGGATACACGGCGCAACCGCGTGCGGCACGAACTCCTGCCGTATCTGGCACATACCTACAATCCTGCGGCGCGCGATGCACTCACACGGCTCAGCGGACTTGCGGCGGAGGAGGAGGATCTGCTCACGCATCTTGCGGAGGATGCCTATGGATGCGCCGCGTGTCCCGGCGGCCTCTCCCTAGCCGTACTGCGTACTCTCCATGCTGCGATGCAGCGGCGCGTTCTGCGCCTTTTCTGGATGCGTACGACAGGGACGGCACAGGATTTTTCCTATCTCCACGAGGAGCGCCTGCGTGCTCTTGTTTCGGCGGATCATGCGGTACGCGTCGAGATGCAGCGCGGATGGTATGCCGCTGCACGTTATGGTGTACTGACATTGATGCAATTATCTCCGATGAAAGTCCCTTTGGAAAATGAAGAAATTTTACTTCCTTTAAGCCGTGAATATGCTATAATAAATTTTCAGGGCATGGAGTTTCATCTGCGCCGACTGTCCCGCATGACGGCGGACGATTGGCGCAGAGCACAGGAACGGACGGCGGTCTATGCCGACCCTGCCGCACTTTCCGCGCTCGTGCTGCGGACGCGGCGGGCGGGGGACTATATGCGGCTTCCTGTCGGGCGCAGGAAACTCAAGGATATTCTGATCGACGATAAGATTCCGCGCGAGGAGCGGGACACGCTGCCCCTTCTCGCCATCGCGGGGACATCGGAGATCTTCTGGATTGCGGGCGGGCGGCGCAGCGTGCTTGCACCCGTGACGATCCCGGGCGAGCCTGTGGTGCGCATTGCATATGATGAAGGAGACGATAGCCAATGA
- the dusB gene encoding tRNA dihydrouridine synthase DusB: MKPMKIGAFTFNDPVFLAPMAGVTDTAYRVIAHDMGCPLAFAEMVSSQGIHYRNEHTMKMLKTEAGERPIAMQIFAKSAAMAAEAAAYVEEIGTADILDFNMGCPAPKVVKNGEGSALMREPKKAEVILTAIRRATKLPFTVKMRLGWDDSSRNAVEIARMAEAVGVDAVAVHGRTREQFYSGNADYAAIGEVKRAVHIPVIVSGDIRRPSDLARALDITGADAVMIGRGAQGNPWIFPQLIHWLHTGAELPPPTLAERARVILRHLDLLVGYKGEYIGIREMRKHAAWYTRGLKGSAELRERFNRAASREEFAGILHTAWDI; this comes from the coding sequence ATGAAGCCCATGAAGATTGGCGCGTTCACGTTCAACGATCCTGTCTTTCTTGCGCCCATGGCGGGGGTGACGGATACGGCATATCGTGTGATCGCGCACGATATGGGCTGTCCGCTCGCGTTCGCGGAGATGGTGAGCAGTCAGGGCATCCACTACCGGAATGAGCATACGATGAAGATGCTCAAGACGGAGGCGGGAGAGCGTCCGATTGCAATGCAGATCTTCGCAAAGTCGGCGGCGATGGCGGCGGAGGCTGCCGCCTACGTCGAGGAGATCGGCACGGCGGACATTCTGGATTTCAACATGGGCTGTCCCGCGCCGAAGGTTGTGAAGAACGGCGAGGGCTCGGCGCTCATGCGCGAGCCGAAAAAGGCGGAGGTAATATTGACCGCGATTCGCCGCGCGACGAAGCTGCCGTTTACGGTGAAAATGCGGCTCGGATGGGACGATTCCTCGCGCAACGCCGTGGAGATTGCGCGGATGGCGGAGGCGGTCGGCGTGGACGCGGTCGCCGTACACGGGCGGACGCGCGAGCAGTTCTACAGCGGCAATGCGGACTATGCGGCGATTGGAGAGGTCAAACGCGCTGTGCATATCCCCGTGATTGTGAGCGGTGACATTCGACGCCCCTCTGATCTCGCGCGTGCGCTCGACATCACGGGCGCGGATGCGGTGATGATCGGGCGCGGAGCGCAGGGGAATCCGTGGATTTTTCCGCAGCTCATCCACTGGCTGCACACGGGGGCGGAACTGCCCCCGCCGACCCTTGCGGAGCGTGCGCGGGTGATCCTGCGGCATCTGGATCTCCTCGTCGGGTATAAAGGCGAGTACATCGGCATCCGCGAGATGCGAAAACACGCGGCGTGGTACACGCGCGGGCTGAAAGGCAGCGCGGAGCTGCGCGAGCGGTTCAATCGCGCGGCATCGCGTGAGGAGTTTGCAGGGATTTTGCATACCGCATGGGATATATGA
- a CDS encoding type III pantothenate kinase: MLLVLDIGNSNIVMGAYEGRKLLRHWRISTDRQKTGDEYGILFNELFRYQGIQMSDIKAIIISSVVPPLVVPLRKMCERYFRIRPLIVGPGIRTGIRLNYENPRAIGADRIVNVIGAHEQFGGPLIVIDIGTATTFDIVAENGDFLGGVIAPGLGLSAEALFQRAAQLPRIELVPPKTVVCRSTIQGMQAGIIYGFVGQIDEIVRRIKAELAMEMKVVATGGFARMVAKESQTIDKVDHFLTLTGLRVLYERNQP; this comes from the coding sequence TTGCTGCTAGTATTGGACATTGGCAACAGCAACATCGTCATGGGCGCGTACGAGGGGCGAAAGCTCCTGCGGCATTGGCGCATCTCGACGGATCGACAGAAGACAGGCGACGAATACGGCATTCTGTTCAACGAGCTGTTTCGTTATCAGGGCATTCAGATGTCGGACATCAAGGCGATCATTATATCGTCGGTTGTGCCGCCGCTCGTCGTGCCACTGCGCAAGATGTGTGAACGGTATTTCCGCATCCGCCCGCTGATCGTCGGTCCCGGCATACGGACGGGGATACGCCTGAACTATGAGAACCCGCGTGCCATCGGTGCCGACCGTATTGTGAATGTCATCGGTGCGCACGAGCAGTTTGGCGGGCCGCTTATCGTCATTGACATCGGGACGGCGACGACGTTCGACATCGTGGCGGAGAACGGGGACTTCCTCGGCGGCGTGATTGCGCCCGGGCTTGGGTTGAGTGCGGAGGCGCTCTTTCAGCGTGCGGCGCAGCTGCCGCGCATCGAACTTGTGCCGCCCAAGACGGTCGTCTGCCGCAGCACGATTCAGGGGATGCAGGCGGGCATCATCTACGGCTTCGTCGGACAGATCGATGAAATTGTGCGTCGCATCAAGGCGGAGCTTGCGATGGAGATGAAGGTGGTCGCGACGGGTGGCTTTGCCCGCATGGTGGCAAAGGAATCGCAGACGATTGACAAGGTCGATCACTTCCTGACGCTCACGGGGCTGCGCGTTCTCTACGAGCGGAATCAACCGTGA